A stretch of Sulfurimonas autotrophica DSM 16294 DNA encodes these proteins:
- a CDS encoding winged helix-turn-helix domain-containing protein, giving the protein MSKNVVLVFEADDTDILDIESYIASRGYEIKKINEKTKKSNKNIIDFGEYYQFNLKTKETFYKGEKVKLTKKESLFLKLLLLNMGHVVTFEQATNYIWNQEELITENNLRTLVWRLRGKLKTDLIKNNQGIGYYIDLLVVDS; this is encoded by the coding sequence ATGAGCAAAAATGTTGTACTGGTATTTGAAGCAGATGACACCGATATATTAGATATAGAAAGCTATATAGCTTCCCGTGGATATGAAATAAAAAAAATAAATGAGAAAACAAAAAAAAGTAACAAAAATATTATTGACTTTGGAGAATACTATCAATTTAATCTTAAGACCAAAGAAACTTTTTATAAAGGTGAGAAGGTCAAACTGACAAAAAAAGAGAGCCTTTTTTTAAAACTTCTTCTTCTGAATATGGGACATGTCGTCACTTTTGAGCAAGCCACAAACTATATATGGAATCAAGAAGAATTAATAACCGAAAATAATTTACGAACATTAGTATGGAGACTCAGGGGTAAACTAAAAACTGATCTCATTAAAAATAATCAGGGAATTGGTTATTATATTGATTTATTAGTGGTGGACAGCTAG